The following coding sequences lie in one Trichoderma breve strain T069 chromosome 1, whole genome shotgun sequence genomic window:
- a CDS encoding 5-formyltetrahydrofolate cyclo-ligase family domain-containing protein — MAAPLATAKQQLRRLLKQRLSKVSQDSVLAQSSTIFETLKTFKPYQDANRISVYLSMPVGEIQTDAIVRHALNSGKQVFVPYLHKSPLDEPGTPARVMDMVQLQDVQDYDGLQRDSWGIPSIDPATVHLRQRILGGPDVHKSDQSTLDLILMPGVAFDTDDAGSVRRLGHGKGFYDFFLNRYLAAKPHDEAGNDGPVLRFYGLALTEQLLNPETDEPVPMGQYDRKLHGLILGNGEIKLSPDIQTISAS, encoded by the exons ATGGCCGCTCCATTGGCTActgccaagcagcagctccggcgTCTACTCAAGCAGAGGCTCTCAAAAGTCTCACAGGATTCCGTTCTCGCTCAAA GCAGCACAATATTCGAGACGCTCAAAACCTTCAAACCCTACCAAGACGCCAACCGCATCAGTGTATACCTCTCCATGCCCGTCGGAGAGATTCAGACAGACGCAATTGTTCGCCATGCTCTAAACTCAGGAAAGCAAGTCTTTGTCCCATATCTGCATAAATCACCCCTAGATGAACCTGGAACCCCAGCTCGCGTAATGGACATGGTTCAGCTTCAAGATGTCCAAGACTACGACGGCCTTCAGAGAGATTCTTGGGGGATTCCTAGCATAGATCCAGCTACCGTCCATCTGCGGCAGCGCATCCTCGGGGGACCAGATGTGCATAAATCAGACCAGTCCACCTTGGATTTGATCCTTATGCCTGGTGTGGCTTTTGATACCGATGATGCGGGAAGTGTTCGACGACTAGGCCACGGCAAAGGCTTCTACGACTTCTTTCTCAACAGGTACTTGGCTGCGAAACctcatgatgaagctggTAATGACGGCCCTGTACTACGCTTCTACGGATTGGCTCTTACGGAGCAGCTTCTTAACCCAGAGACGGATGAGCCGGTGCCCATGGGTCAGTATGATCGGAAGCTGCACGGCCTGATACTGGGCAATGGCGAGATTAAACTTTCACCCGATATTCAGACAATAAGCGCATCTTGA
- a CDS encoding OPT oligopeptide transporter protein domain-containing protein: MGRASESRESRESRTSSSPASDSFPRQHGVALQNLARTTRESQAVAPAAPTSSVTSPPAAVSVSSASVSVSVPGSPTTTGIPVPQPQSQSRPHSRSSTTSTTSSLSLPPPLSSSIQHDRFPGRQEAVAQPAASAAMASSSKASSRATRTSATASATATAVATPPLLFADGRRSDSSPYGSTAMTPNRSQSPSGSGSGSDSSNRGLRLARSTSRGEVSRRSFASRRSSRRSGSFDGAALVSGVEGRFGMPEALLSTVVLDDDISEDGPLLDGASSSTEIPDQDADENSPNEAVRASVSPIDDTTLSINTPRMWCLSILFSILGSSTNLFFSLRYPSVAITPVIALLLVHPLGHLWDYLLKRSYDPEEEFTDGVRTAISSHSHDGHGQKKRLDSLRLWLAQGRWNEKEHTCVYVSSNVAFGFAFATDVIVEQTQFYNQEAPIAYQLLLTISTQILGYGFAGMARRFLVRPSGMVWPGTLMSAAMFSTLHKQENKPANGWTISRWKFFYIIWTCASIFYFLPGLLMPALSYFNVITWFAPKSVVLANLFGVSSGLGLFPMTFDWAQITYVGSPLLVPFWAAMNVVGGLAIVMWIIAPLFYYSNVLYSSYMPILSTAVFDNTGKVYDVSKILTPDFLFDREAYSNYSRVFLPVTYMLSYGVQFAGLAALLTHTLCWHGQDIWHTWKKSLVEARGQGKEGYQQVSDSPDPSSATAAQSEGTPRVSMSGSHIEGLMSHEDIHSRLMKRYKDAPISWYFATFVSMAAIGIFVVEYYPVHLPWYGLLLALAIGAIFFIPNGIIMAITNQHSSIYLICQLICGVAFPGRPIANMVFVTYGYISSAQGIKFASDLKLGHYMKIPPRIMFSVQIVATLVSSVTQIGVLNWMFANVKGICTPEAVNGFTCPIARVHFNGSILWGVVGPGEFFGARAIYRSLVWCFPLGAILPIPLWLYSRHKKHSLFRKVNLPVIFGAMGWIPPATGLNFSVWALVCFFFNYLIKRRANAWWGKYTMTLSAALDSGLAFGIVIVFFVFIYPGWMKGFSWWGTEVYKQGCDWQACSFRTVDDGEHFGPDSW; the protein is encoded by the exons ATGGGTCGAGCCAGCGAATCCAGAGAATCCAGAGAATCCAGGACTTCAAGCTCCCCGGCCAGCGATTCCTTTCCGCGGCAGCATGGCGTTGCCCTGCAGAATCTGGCACGAACAACAAGGGAATCACAAGCAGTagcaccagcagcgccaaCGTCATCCGTCACCTCACCACCAGCCGCTGTCTcagtctcctcagcctcggtCTCAGTCTCAGTCCCGGGCTCTCCAACAACCACAGGGATCCCCGTCCCACAACCTCAATCCCAATCCCGTCCCCATTCCCGCTCTTCGACTACTTCGACTacttcatctctttctctcccccctcctctctcttcctccatccAGCATGATCGCTTCCCTGGGCGTCAAGAGGCTGTAGCCCAGCCTGCTGCGTCTGCTGCCatggcctcctccagcaaagCCTCCAGCAGGGCGACGAGaacatcagcaacagcttcagcaacagcaacagcagtagcaacgccgccgctgctcttcGCCGATGGCCGTCGATCCGACTCGTCGCCCTACGGCTCCACGGCCATGACCCCGAACCGCAGCCAGTCCCCCTCCGGgtccggctccggctccgatTCCAGCAACCGTGGGCTTCGCCTCGCCCGTTCAACCAGCCGGGGCGAGGTCTCCAGACGATCCTTTGCTTCCCGGCGCTCGTCTCGCAGGTCCGGGAGCTTCGATGGCGCGGCGCTGGTCTCCGGTGTCGAGGGCCGGTTTGGCATGCCCGAGGCTCTTCTGTCAACCGTTGtgctcgacgacgacatctccGAGGACGGGCCGCTGCTCGACggagcttcttcctcgaccGAGATCCCCGACCAAGATGCCGACGAGAACTCGCCCAACGAAGCCGTGCGAGCCTCTGTGTCACCAATTGACGATACGACTCTATCTATAAACACGCCGCGCATGTGGTGCTTGTCCAtactcttctccatccttggctcctccaccaatctgtttttttctttgagaTACCCCAGCGTTGCCATTACTCCCGTCATTGCGCTGTTACTCGTCCACCCTCTGGGCCATTTATGGGATTATTTGTTGAAGCGGTCGTACGACCCCGAGGAGGAGTTCACCGACGGTGTACGGACCGCCATCTCGTCGCATAGCCATGACGGTCATGGCCAAAAGAAGCGGCTCGACTCCCTACGTCTGTGGCTGGCCCAGGGCAGGTGGAATGAAAAGGAGCACACATGTGTCTATGTGAGCAGTAATGTTGCCTTTGGCTTCGCCTTCGCCACGGATGTCATTGTCGAGCAGACACAATTCTACAATCAAGAGGCGCCCATTGCCTACCAGCTACTATTGACGATATCGACGCAGATTCTTGGCTACGGCTTCGCGGGAATGGCTCGCCGCTTCTTGGTTCGCCCCAGCGGCATGGTGTGGCCCGGCACTCTCATGTCTGCCGCCATGTTTTCCACCCTCCATAAGCAGGAGAACAAGCCGGCCAATGGCTGGACTATCAGTCGTTGGAAGTTCTTCTACATCATCTGGACCTGTGCCTCAATCTTTTACTTCCTGCCTGGTCTCTTGATGCCCGCTCTCAGCTACTTCAATGTCATTACCTGGTTTGCGCCCAAGAGCGTCGTTCTTGCAAACCTGTTCGGCGTGTCCTCCGGCCTTGGTCTCTTTCCCATGACCTTTGACTGGGCCCAAATCACATATGTCGGCTCACCTCTCTTGGTACCTTTTTGGGCTGCCATGAATGTCGTTGGTGGTCTAGCCATCGTCATGTGGATAATAGCACCACTGTTCTACTACAGCAATGTGCTCTACTCCTCTTATATGCCCATCCTTTCTACAGCCGTCTTCGACAACACGGGCAAAGTCTACGACGTCAGCAAAATCCTCACTCCAGACTTTCTCTTCGATCGGGAAGCATACTCAAACTATAGCCGCGTGTTCTTGCCAGTCACGTATATGCTCAGCTACGGCGTTCAATTCGCCGGCCTCGCTGCTCTCTTGACACACACCCTATGCTGGCACGGCCAAGACATTTGGCACACATGGAAGAAATCGCTAGTCGAGGCGAGAGGACAAGGCAAGGAAGGCTATCAGCAAGTCTCTGACTCCCCCGACCCTTCATCAGCCACCGCCGCACAGTCAGAAGGAACTCCCCGTGTATCAATGTCGGGATCCCATATCGAAGGCCTCATGAGCCACGAGGATATCCACAGCCGCCTTATGAAGCGCTACAAAGATGCCCCCATTAGCTGGTACTTTGCCACCTTTGTCTCCATGGCAgccattggcatctttgTCGTTGAATA CTATCCTGTCCACCTCCCCTGGTACGGCCTTCTCCTCGCCCTGGCAATCggcgccatcttcttcatccccaacggcatcatcatggccatcaccaatcagcacagcagcatctACCTCATCTGCCAGCTCATCTGCGGTGTCGCCTTCCCCGGCCgccccatcgccaacatGGTCTTCGTCACCTACGGCTACATCTCCTCGGCGCAGGGCATCAAGTTCGCCTCCGACCTCAAGCTCGGCCACTACATGAAGATCCCGCCGCGCATCATGTTCTCCGTCCAGATCGTTGCCACGCTCGTCTCCTCCGTCACCCAGATCGGCGTCCTCAACTGGATGTTTGCCAACGTCAAGGGCATCTGCACCCCCGAGGCCGTCAACGGCTTCACCTGCCCCATCGCTCGCGTCCACTTCAACGGCTCCATCCTCTGGGGCGTCGTCGGGCCCGGCGAGTTCTTTGGCGCCCGCGCGATATACCGCTCCTTAGTATGGTGCTTCCCGCTCGGCGCAATCCTGCCCATCCCCCTCTGGCTCTACTCCCGCCATAAGAAGCACAGCCTCTTTCGCAAGGTCAACCTCCCCGTCATCTTCGGCGCCATGGGCTGGATCCCGCCCGCCACGGGCCTCAACTTCTCCGTCTGGGCCctcgtctgcttcttcttcaactacCTCATCAAGCGCCGCGCAAACGCCTGGTGGGGCAAGTACACCATGACCCTCAGCGCCGCCCTCGACTCGGGCCTCGCGttcggcatcgtcattgtcttcttcgtcttcataTACCCCGGCTGGATGAAGGGCTTCAGCTGGTGGGGGACCGAGGTGTACAAGCAGGGCTGCGACTGGCAGGCTTGCTCGTTCAGAACCGTTGACGACGGTGAGCATTTTGGACCTGATTCTTGGTGA
- a CDS encoding proteasome/cyclosome repeat domain-containing protein: MAQDSDLPKPAAAADKGKGKAVDEVKDDKAVADGKKEDDKKDAAEEELNEEDQQLKSELDMMVERLTESDSSLYKSALEMMKSAIKTSTSSMTAVPKPLKFLRPHYETLTKLYDEWPSDENKVSLADVLSVIGMTFSDEDRQDTLKYRLLAPTTDIGSWGHEYVRHLALEIGEVYSKRITADEPTKDLVDLALILVPLFIKSNQEADAVDLMSELEIIEEISKFVDENSYPRVCLYMVTMVNLLTYPDNETFLRVAHDIYITHKQFTQAVILAIRLHDIDLLQEDFDKAEDPILKRQLAFLISRQKIVMPMVEDGEGDDQELFECLHNIKLSGYFKGLGKELNILDPKSTEDIYKSHLESSRVAGMTNLDSARHNLAAAFVNAFVNAGFGNDKMMLVDSQKEAWVWKTKGEGMMSTVASLGTLLMWDIENGLDSVDRYTYATEPEITAGSMLAIGIMNSGVRLESEPTIALLGDADKLHHENPLVRTGCLMGLGLAYAGSNKEDVIDLIMPMIVDSKEDMQISAMAALACGLIAIGTSHPEVSEAIVTTLMDEERKNQLTDKWTRFLGLGLGLLFFGRQEEVDVILETLKAVDHPMAKPTAVLAEICAWAGTGAVLKIQELLHICNEHQEESDDKKGDELLQAYAVLGIALVSMGEDIGQEMVLRQFGHLMHYGEPNIRKAVPLAMGLISPSNPQMKVYDTLSRYSHDNDPEVAINAIFAMGMLGAGTNNARLAQLLRQLASYYHRDQDALFMVRIAQGLLHMGKGTLSLNPFHSDRQVLSPVSTAGLLTTIIAMLDPKDFIASNSHYLLYFLVPAMHPRFLVTVDEDLNLLKVNVRVGQAVDVVGQAGRPKTITGWQTQSTPVVLSYGDRAELEDEEYISLNSTLLEGIVILRKNPEWQAEQ, from the exons ATGGCCCAGGACAGCGATTTGCCAAagccggcggcggctgctgatAAGGGGAAGGGCAAGGCCGTGGATGAGGTCAAAGATGACAAGGCTGTCGCGGACGGCAAGAAggaggacgacaagaaggaCG CTGCCGAAGAGGAGCTCAATGAAGAGGAccagcagctcaagagcGAGCTAGATATGATGGTGGAGCGTTTAACA GAATCCGATAGTTCCCTCTACAAATCCGCCcttgagatgatgaagagcgCAATCAAGACCTCCACATCGTCCATGACAGCAGTACCGAAGCCGCTCAAGTTTCTCCGACCACACTACGAGACCCTGACCAAGCTGTACGACGAGTGGCCCAGCGACGAGAACAAGGTGTCACTGGCCGATGTTCTGTCAGTTATTGGCATGACCTTCTCCGATGAAGACCGACAAGACACACTCAAGTACCGACTCCTGGCCCCCACGACCGACATTGGATCCTGGGGACACGAATACGTCCGGCACTTGGCTCTCGAGATCGGCGAGGTGTACAGCAAGCGCATCACGGCCGATGAGCCCACCAAGGACCTTGTCGACCTGGCGCTGATTCTGGTGCCgctcttcatcaagagcaacCAGGAGGCTGATGCCGTGGATCTGATGAGCGAGCTGGAAATCATTGAGGAGATTAGCAAGTTTGTGGACGAGAACTCCTACCCCAGAGTGTGCCTGTACATGGTCACCATGGTGAATTTGTTGACATATCCCGACAACGAGACCTTCCTCCGTGTCGCCCACGATATCTACATCACCCACAAGCAGTTTACTCAGGCAGTTATTCTTGCTATTCGATTGCACGACATTGACCTGCTCCAGGAAGATTTCGACAAGGCGGAAGATCCCATACTCAAGAGACAGCTGGCCTTTTTGATTTCACGTCAGAAGATTGTCATGCCCatggttgaagatggtgagggCGATGACCAGGAGCTGTTCGAGTGTCTACACAACATCAAGCTGTCAGGGTACTTCAAGGGCCTGGGCAAGGAGCTCAACATCCTCGACCCCAAGTCCACCGAGGATATCTACAAGAGCCACTTGGAGAGCAGTCGAGTAGCCGGAATGACCAACTTGGACTCTGCTAGGCATAACCTTGCCGCCGCTTTCGTCAATGCTTTTGTCAATGCTGGATTCGGCAACGACAAGATGATGCTCGTCGACTCCCAGAAGGAGGCTTGGGTGTGGAAGACCAAGGGTGAGGGCATGATGTCAACTGTTGCCTCCCTCGGTACCCTGTTGATGTGGGATATTGAGAACGGCCTCGACAGCGTCGACAGGTACACTTATGCCACTGAGCCGGAGATCACAGCCGGTTCCATGCTTGCCATTGGTATCATGAACTCGGGTGTTCGGCTGGAATCTGAGCCAACCATTGCGCTCTTGGGAGATGCTGACAAGCTGCACCATGAAAACCCTCTTGTCCGCACTGGTTGCCTGATGGGTCTCGGATTGGCCTATGCTGGATCCAATAAGGAGGACGTTATTGATTTGATCATGCCCATGATTGTCGACTCTAAGGAGGACATGCAAATCTCGGCCATGGCAGCGTTGGCTTGTGGTCTCATTGCTATTGGCACATCTCACCCCGAAGTGAGCGAGGCTATCGTGACGACACTTATGGACGAAGAGCGCAAGAACCAGTTGACCGATAAGTGGACGAGGTTTTTGGGTCTGGGCTTGGGActccttttctttggtcGTCAGGAAGAGGTGGATGTTATCTTGGAGACGCTCAAGGCTGTGGACCACCCCATGGCCAAGCCTACAGCTGTTCTGGCTGAGATTTGTGCTTGGGCCGGTACCGGTGCTGTCCTGAAGATCCAGGAGCTGTTGCACATTTGCAACgagcaccaagaagagtcGGACGATAAGAAGGGCGACGAACTTCTGCAAGCGTACGCGGTCCTGGGTATTGCGCTCGTGTCAATGGGAGAGGACATTGGCCAGGAGATGGTCCTGAGACAGTTTGGTCATCTCATGCATTACGGCGAGCCCAACATTCGTAAAGCCGTGCCTTTGGCTATGGGCTTGATTAGCCCGAGCAACCCGCAGATGAAGGTCTATGACACGCTTTCAAGATACAGTCACGACAATGATCCGGAAGTGGCCATCAACGCTATCTTCGCTATGGGTATGCTGGGTGCGGGCACCAACAACGCTCGATTGGCTCAGCTACTCCGACAGCTTGCGAGCTACTACCACCGAGACCAAGACGCCCTGTTCATGGTCCGCATCGCACAGGGTCTCTTGCACATGGGCAAGGGAACACTCTCCTTGAACCCATTCCACTCCGACAGACAGGTGCTCTCCCCCGTCTCGACCGCCGGTCTGCTGACCACCATCATTGCCATGCTTGACCCCAAGGACTTTATCGCTTCCAACTCGCACTACCTCCTCTATTTCCTTGTTCCTGCCATGCACCCTAGATTCCTTGTCACTGTGGATGAAGACTTGAACCTCCTGAAGGTCAACGTTCGTGTAGGTCAGGCTGTCGACGTTGTCGGCCAGGCTGGTCGACCCAAGACTATTACCGGCTGGCAGACACAGAGCACGCCGGTGGTGCTAAGCTACGGCGACCGAGCGGAgctggaggacgaggagtACATCAGCCTTAACAGCACCCTCCTGGAAGGCATAGTGATTCTGCGAAAG AACCCCGAATGGCAAGCGGAGCAATAA